The proteins below come from a single Drosophila busckii strain San Diego stock center, stock number 13000-0081.31 chromosome X, ASM1175060v1, whole genome shotgun sequence genomic window:
- the LOC108606362 gene encoding clusterin-associated protein 1: protein MSFKDVRDLGEQLKLLGFPRVFPLQSLGNQHGSLASFHIVAELLQWLAELLEPGAVLAGGVSTEEQRVLLIRAATEFFVTKSGIRLNPRKLYAAAAVSAMELQKITRLLIAPQQSQSELHDEEREQYRSLNQVDIGDKLEQLRRARELSSELTQRGAALHDLLSQELLHKEARLAQAQRPMELLSVERSMKQAIQSNQLKLQSSRAQLENSRVELNALNSKLQRKRAELERTKQRLEALQKIRPAHMAEFEEYEQQLQQLFQRYFLRLHVRDALRTQLEARSKRRATPTASPLLQKPAENSIPFIPEGLIEDDDDDDEDDDDDDVDVAQSQAPGSSNVFALDAEIPDIRDEDLLLQRSQTSKRPGTATSRIRPTTGRSRRATATATAGAAAAAAPPTRNGREGPGSSMLRRRDANADDSSFGSSDSELDVGDIMTMAPGDDDFDLNSIDDISISKLTGELPLRPKTASKPEHHSDEDF, encoded by the exons ATGTCCTTTAAGGATGTGCGTG ATCTGGGggagcagctgaagctgttgGGCTTTCCGCGCGTCTTTCCGCTGCAATCACTGGGCAATCAGCATGGCAGCCTGGCCAGCTTTCATATTGTGGCCGAGCTGCTCCAATGGCTGGCCGAGCTGCTGGAGCCGGGCGCTGTGCTGGCCGGCGGCGTCTCGACGGAGGAGCAGCGTGTGCTGCTGATTCGCGCAGCCACCGAATTCTTTGTCACCAAGTCGGGCATACGACTCAATCCGCGCAAGCTTTACGCAGCCGCTGCTGTCAGCGCCATGGAGCTGCAGAAGATTACGCGACTGCTGATAGCGCCGCAGCAGTCGCAGAGCGAGCTGCACGATGAGGAGCGTGAGCAGTACCGCTCGCTCAATCAGGTGGACATTGGCGacaagctggagcagctgcgtcgCGCACGCGAGCTCAGCTCCGAGCTGACGCAACGTGGCGCCGCTTTGCATGATCTGCTGTCCCAGGAGCTGCTGCATAAGGAGGCGCGACTGGCGCAGGCACAACGCCCCATGGAGCTGCTGAGCGTGGAGCGCAGCATGAAGCAGGCCATACAATCGAatcagctgaagctgcagtcCAGTCGCGCCCAGCTGGAGAACTCGCGCGTGGAGCTCAATGCGCTCAACTCGAAGCTGCAGCGCAAGCGCGCGGAACTGGAGCGCACCAAGCAGCGGCTGGAGGCGCTGCAGAAAATCCGGCCAGCCCACATGGCCGAGTTCGAGGAgtacgagcagcagctgcagcagctattCCAGCGCTACTTCTTGCGCCTGCATGTGCGCGATGCGCTGCGCACGCAGCTGGAGGCGCGCAGCAAGCgacgtgccacgcccactgcctcgccgctgctgcaaaaGCCCGCCGAGAACTCCATACCCTTTATACCGGAGGGACTCAtagaagacgacgacgacgacgatgaggacgacgacgacgacgacgttgaCGTGGCGCAGTCACAGGCGccgggcagcagcaacgtcttTGCTCTGGATGCCGAAATACCCGACATACGCGATgaggatttgctgctgcagcgcagtcAGACCAGCAAGCGTCCAGGCACGGCCACCTCACGCATACGCCCCACCACTGGACGCAGTCGTcgtgccacagccacagccactgccggcgccgcagcagcagcagcgccacccACACGCAATGGACGTGAAGGTCCTGGCAGCAGCATGTTGCGTCGCCGCGACGCCAACGCCGACGACAgcagctttggcagcagcgacagcgaacTGGACGTGGGCGACATTATGACGATGGCGCCAGGCGATGATGATT TTGATCTCAACTCCATAGACGACATCAGCATTTCGAAGCTCACCGGCGAGCTGCCGCTGCGTCCCAAGACCGCCAGCAAGCCGGAGCACCACAGCGATGAGGATTTCTAA
- the LOC108606361 gene encoding uncharacterized protein LOC108606361 produces MSLSGSDKVNNEKLAAMWMYATHMGSLPPRKETPSGRSIMLIPATAAGNGLAPPPPTRLPPAPPGMLLSVPAPPPQYRGMTLPYMRPGSVLYAHPASLAGTYRTHKSTKSAELNGQRRRRRAGKTDANRRQRRKSEADMLDGAPNFQYNGLDRAIADSFLARQEQSQTGSHIDYSSSTSSANSEAYAHQQATAGGSGGGGGNSRSSSKAKIVCRDVVM; encoded by the exons ATGTCCTTAAGTGGCAGCGATAAGGTAAACAATGAGAAGTTGGCGGCCATGTGGATGTATGCCACACACATGGGCAGTCTGCCACCACGTAAAGAGACGCCATCAGGTCGCTCCATTATGCTAATTCCCGCCACAGCTGCAGGCAATGGG CTGGCGCCACCACCGCCAACACGTCTGCCGCCCGCACCACCTGGCATGCTGCTGTCCGTGCCAGCGCCACCGCCGCAATATCGTGGCATGACATTGCCCTACATGCGTCCCGGCTCCGTGCTGTATGCGCATCCCGCCAGCCTGGCGGGCACCTATCGCACCCACAAGAGCACCAAGAGCGCTGAGCTCAATGGtcagcgtcgtcgtcgacgtGCTGGCAAAACGGACGCCAATCGTCGCCAGCGTCGCAAGTCCGAGGCGGACATGCTCGATGGTGCGCCCAACTTTCAATACAACGGCCTGGATCGCGCCATAGCCGACAGCTTTCTAGCGCGCCAGGAGCAATCGCAGACGGGCAGTCACATTGACTACTCCTCCTCCACATCGTCGGCCAACAGCGAGGCGTACGCCCATCAACAGGCAACAGCTggaggcagcggcggcggcggcggcaactcACGCAGCTCCTCCAAGGCGAAGATTGTATGTCGCGATGTGGTCATGTGA